The Terracoccus luteus genome includes a region encoding these proteins:
- a CDS encoding SCO1664 family protein, which yields MATGADEATTQPDDPTALLTGDIEVVGRVSGSSNLCLLARLLAAGVEHPRYGIYKPVRGERPLWDFPDGTLAGREVAACVVSDLGGWDLVPPTVLVDGPLGPGSLQQWVGDPFAPVDDDAVVDLVPAGEVPRGWHAVFDGETHTGAGVSVVHSGADDVRSLAVLDAAINNSDRKGSHCLRDATGRLWAIDHGVSFSAEPKLRTVLWGWEGKRLPEAELDRLTRLEAALAEPEAQAALGALLPERDVAALVGRVRRLLRTGRHPRPAPGWPAVPWPPL from the coding sequence ATGGCTACCGGCGCTGACGAGGCGACGACGCAGCCCGACGACCCGACGGCCCTGCTCACCGGCGACATCGAGGTCGTCGGCCGGGTGTCGGGCAGCTCGAACCTGTGCCTGCTCGCCCGGCTGCTCGCGGCCGGTGTGGAGCATCCCCGCTACGGCATCTACAAGCCGGTGCGCGGCGAGCGGCCCCTCTGGGACTTCCCCGACGGCACCCTCGCCGGGCGCGAGGTGGCCGCATGCGTCGTCTCCGACCTCGGTGGCTGGGACCTCGTCCCGCCCACGGTGCTCGTCGACGGCCCCCTGGGGCCGGGGTCGTTGCAGCAGTGGGTCGGTGACCCGTTCGCACCCGTCGACGACGACGCCGTCGTCGACCTCGTCCCGGCGGGGGAGGTACCGCGCGGTTGGCACGCCGTCTTCGACGGGGAGACCCACACCGGGGCCGGCGTCAGCGTCGTGCACTCCGGGGCCGACGACGTGCGCAGCCTGGCGGTGCTCGACGCCGCCATCAACAACTCCGACCGCAAGGGTTCGCACTGCCTGCGCGACGCCACCGGTCGGTTGTGGGCCATCGACCACGGCGTCAGCTTCTCGGCCGAGCCGAAGCTGCGCACCGTCCTCTGGGGGTGGGAGGGCAAGCGACTGCCCGAGGCCGAGCTCGACCGGCTGACCCGGCTCGAGGCCGCGCTCGCTGAGCCGGAGGCGCAGGCCGCCCTCGGCGCGCTGCTGCCCGAACGGGACGTCGCCGCCCTGGTCGGCCGGGTGCGTCGGCTACTGCGCACCGGTCGCCACCCCCGCCCGGCACCCGGGTGGCCGGCGGTGCCCTGGCCGCCGCTCTGA
- a CDS encoding DUF3090 domain-containing protein gives MTVHDFDPVRRFVAGTVGPAGQRAFYLQASDAMTVVTVGVEKQQVSILADRINDVLDQLAPRAAVEPGLPGGEDEDTDPLQTPFDEDFRVQTISLAWDDDHDRVVIECHDHDPDEVDDEGEDEVGPLGRNTIRVSLTPAQARAFARRSNALVAAGRPPCPFCGGPLDPAGHICPRANGYRR, from the coding sequence ATGACCGTGCACGACTTCGACCCCGTCCGTCGCTTCGTCGCCGGCACCGTCGGACCGGCCGGGCAGCGCGCGTTCTACCTGCAGGCCAGCGACGCGATGACCGTCGTCACCGTCGGGGTCGAGAAGCAGCAGGTGTCGATCCTCGCCGACCGCATCAACGACGTCCTCGACCAGCTCGCCCCGCGAGCCGCGGTCGAGCCGGGCCTGCCCGGTGGCGAGGACGAGGACACCGATCCGCTGCAGACGCCGTTCGACGAGGACTTCCGGGTCCAGACCATCTCGCTCGCGTGGGACGACGACCACGACCGCGTCGTCATCGAGTGCCACGACCACGACCCCGACGAGGTCGACGACGAGGGCGAGGACGAGGTGGGGCCGTTGGGCCGCAACACGATCCGCGTCAGCCTCACCCCGGCGCAGGCGCGTGCCTTCGCCCGTCGCAGCAACGCCCTCGTCGCCGCCGGGCGTCCGCCGTGCCCCTTCTGCGGTGGGCCCCTCGACCCGGCCGGCCACATCTGTCCGCGCGCCAATGGCTACCGGCGCTGA
- a CDS encoding MSMEG_4193 family putative phosphomutase — translation MPTVIFVRHGRSSANVSGVLAGWMPGVELDEHGRSQADAVGVRLASAGVPVVEVVTSPLPRCVETADRLSAPLEGVRRSEHDGLGECRYGAWTGRKLGELVKEPLWKVVQKTPSKARFPGSEQFEGESMLQMQRRALRAVRETNRRIAAEHGREAVWVAVSHGDVIKSILSAAAGAELDDFQRISVDPASVSVVRYTPARPFVLRLNDTGGDLASLRPPQKPTTPAGDAVVGGGAGA, via the coding sequence GTGCCCACCGTCATCTTCGTGCGCCACGGGCGCTCCAGCGCCAACGTCTCCGGTGTCCTCGCCGGCTGGATGCCGGGGGTCGAGCTCGACGAGCACGGACGCTCGCAGGCGGACGCCGTCGGGGTGCGTCTCGCCTCCGCGGGTGTCCCCGTCGTCGAGGTGGTGACTTCGCCACTGCCGCGGTGCGTCGAGACCGCCGACCGGCTCTCGGCCCCGCTCGAGGGCGTGCGCCGCAGCGAGCACGACGGCCTGGGGGAGTGCCGCTACGGCGCGTGGACCGGCCGCAAGCTCGGCGAGCTCGTCAAGGAGCCGCTGTGGAAGGTCGTGCAGAAGACCCCGAGCAAGGCACGGTTCCCGGGGTCCGAGCAGTTCGAGGGCGAGTCGATGCTGCAGATGCAGCGCCGCGCCCTGCGGGCCGTGCGCGAGACCAACCGGCGCATCGCGGCGGAGCACGGCCGCGAGGCCGTGTGGGTGGCGGTGTCGCACGGCGACGTCATCAAGTCCATCCTGTCGGCGGCGGCGGGCGCCGAGCTCGACGACTTCCAGCGGATCTCGGTCGACCCGGCATCCGTGAGCGTCGTGCGCTACACCCCAGCGCGGCCCTTCGTGCTGCGGCTCAACGACACCGGGGGCGACCTCGCCTCGCTGCGGCCGCCGCAGAAGCCGACCACCCCTGCGGGTGACGCCGTCGTGGGCGGCGGTGCGGGTGCCTGA